A stretch of DNA from Catenulispora acidiphila DSM 44928:
GTCGAAGACGTCCAAGTCGGCCTGGATGGTCGGCGATCCGTAGGAGTCGACGATCACGATCGTCTTCCCCCGACCGGTGATCCCCGCCTGGTACAGGGGGTTCAGGTCATAGGCACTGCGGTACTGCAGAGGGCTGTAGCAGTTGATACCGAGCTGAGCCTTGCATTGCGAGGTCGGCAACGGCGTCGGCAGATCAGCCACCTCCCGGCTCCCCCAGGTCATGGGGTGCGCCTGGACGCTCTTGCCGGACCCCTGGATCCCCGCCGACGTCACAGTGGACGCAGCAGAGGAAGCAGCCAGGGCGAACGCGCTCGCGATCGCGAGGGACAGCGCGCCGGCACGGGTGGCACGTTTGCGGGTGCTCATTTGACTCCTAGTCTTTGGAAAACACCCCAATGGGACAGTGCACTGTGCACATCAGCGAAAAGGCGCACCGAGCGCAATGGCACAAGCCCGCGCTTGATGGAATCGTTATCAGGCGCGAGGGGTTTTCCCTAGGCGCCACGGCGCTGGTTTAGGCGACATGCCGAAGCGTTATTCCGCCGACGTAGATGCAGGCGCCTATGCCCGGAGGGCGGCGGCGTGTGCGCTGGGGAGGGCGGCTTGAGCGTCTCCCCCCCAGGGCTTCCGCATGGGCCGTCAGGCGCGGTCGGCGGGGTTCGTGGGCCCAGCGGGTCCTTCTTCAGGGTGTGCGAAGCTGTCAAAAAGCCTCGAAAACCACCAACCGATCGCACCCGCACATAAGTCCGAAGCACCTATTAAATGGTGAACCCTGGTCCACTCGGCGGGAAGTACGTTCGAGCAGCTCTGGGAGCCTTCCGGCCGGTCTCCATACCGGCCGGAACCTGGGCTGTTGCGCTGCTCCGGCGGGATCGATCAAGGGCTGTCCGGCCGCATGTAAGACCCGCTTCGGGCTTGAAGGCTGCGACCTGGACGATTAGTTGTAGGCCGGACGCCGTAGGTCGTGCGATAGTTGGCTAGCGCACGCGTCCCCACAAGGTGGGTGTGGCCGCAGTATCGAGGAGATTCATGGCAACCGGCAAAGTCAAGTGGTTCAACGGCGAAAAGGGCTTCGGCTTCATCGAGCAGGACGGTGGGGGCCCGGACGTCTTCGTCCACTTCTCCGCGATCAGCGGCAGCGGCTACCGCAACCTGGAAGAGAACCAGGCGGTGGAGTTCAACGTGACCCAGGGCCCCAAGGGCCCGCAGGCTGAGGACGTCCGCGGCCTGTAAGGCGCCGACGCGCCAGCTCGGACACCGCCCTGTCCCTGATGTACGGGGGCAGGGCCCGGTGTTCTCGTGGTGTGATGGTCAGGCGCACTCGGCAGTCCGTTCGAGGTGACCGCCGGGACGCTTCGAGTCCGGGGAGGCTGGCTATGTCACGCAGCAGTGGAATCCGTGGAAGCAGGATCGGCGCCGGCCCGATGGGCGAGTCCGATCGTGGCAATTCTGTCGAGCGCGTCGTGGTGACCTTTTGGTGCGCCGACGGCCACTCGACCCCGGCAGTGTTCGCCGCCGAGGCGGTCGTGCCGGAGACCTGGGAGTGTCAGACGTGCGGTCAGCCCGCTGGGCTCGACCGGGACAATCCGCCGCCGGCAGCGCTGGCGGCACCGTTCAAGACCCATCTGGCCTATGTCCGCGAGCGGCGCAGCGACGCCGACGGCGAGAAGCTGCTCGCCGAGGCGCTGGCCAAGCTCCGGCAGGGCCGCTGACGGTCTGGACGGTGTAAACGGTCTGGACGGCCTGAACGGTCTGGACGGTCGATCCTGACGAACGTGTTCTCAAGGTCGGGTCCCGCCTCCGCGATGGAAATCGCGGAGGCGGGACCCGACCTTTTGCCAGCTGTTCTCGGTCAGGTCCCGCAGCGCGCGGCTACGGCTACGGCTACGGCTACGGCTACGGCCACGCCTACGGCTTCGGCAGCAGGCAGCCGGGGGTCGACAGGTTGATCGCGTTCGACGCGGTCAGGCACGTTGTGAGCCAGTACGTCTCCTGCCCGTACCCCTGCCCCTTGTGCTCGGTCGTGGTGCCGTCGGAGCCGACCTCGCACGGGTTGTCCAGCGTGCACATCTGGCCGTCCTCGTTGATCGTGTTGTTCACGCCGACGACCTGGCCGGTGGCGGTATCCACGTCAGGCGAGCCGGAGCTGCCGCCGATGACGGCGCACCCGGTCGCGCCGTAGCGCAGCGAGTCGTGCCAGGTCCACTGGTCCTCCTCCACCGTGCCGGCGAAGCCGTTCAGGGTGCAGCGCCAGGTCCGGTCCCAGTAGGCCGACGGGATGGCGATGGAGGTGTTGGCCGCCGGGTGGCTCGCCGATATGGTCAGCGGCGTCGCGCCGTACTGGCTGCTCAGCGCGGCGAACGTGGTGGTGAGTTCGTACACTGAGATGTCCGTGTCGGTCATCGTCGCGTACAGCAGCTTGTCCGCGCGCACGGTGGCCAGGCGCCGGCCGGAGGAGTTCAGCAGCGTGCCGGAGCGGCTGCTGGCCACGTTCTGCAGGACCTCCCCGGCCGAGGGCATCCCGCCCTCGAAGCAGTGCCCGGCGGTGAGCATCAGGGCGCGGTCGCTGCTGAGCGAGGTGGGGTAGCGCACGAGCGAGGCCGAGCAGTCGTTCAGGGCGATGGTGCTCGCCAGGGTGACGCTGACGTTCGGACGGGCCGCGGTGTCCGCGGCCGGCGCGGGGTGCGCGCTCGCGGATCCGGCGGTCAGGGTGAGAGCGGCCGCGAGGGTCACGGCCGCGGCGGCGAACATCGCCGCGGTTCGCTTGAGCATGGGATCTCCATGGGGCGAGGGGGTGGTGGCATCTGCCTGTCGGCACGCGGAGCGTAGGAACGAATCCGGCAGGTGTCAACGGATCCTGATATAAACGGCGCAATGAGAACGCCGTCGCGGGCACGCTGCCCCCGATTCCGGGGACGCGCCCACGACGGCGCCGGCGCAGCCATCAGGCCTCGCCAGAGAAATCAGCCGGCGTCCTCCTCGATGAGCGTGATCGCCGAAGCCGGGCACAGATTCGCCGCGTCCCGTACCGCGAACCGGTGCCCGGCCGCCGGCTCGGACTCGAGCACCACGACCAGACCCTCGTCCTCGTCCTGGTCGAAGACCTCCGGCGCGTTCAGAGCACACATCCCGGCGCCCATGCACTTGCCCCGGTCGGCCTCGACCCGCATCGTCACGCCCCCGTCCGGGCTCACCATGCGATCGGCAGGCGGTGCACGCCGTAGATGAGCATGTCGTGGCGGAACGGGATCTGCTCGAAGGGGACCGCCAAGCGCAGGTTCGGCAGCCCGGTGAGCAGCACGTCCAGCGCGATCTGCAGCTCGGCGCGGGCCAGCGGCTGACCCAGGCACTGGTGCACGCCGAAGCCGAAGGCGAGATGGCGCCGGGCGTCGCGGCCGACGTCCAGGCTGTCGGCGTCGGGGAACGCCTCGGAGTCGCGGTTGGCCGTGTTGATCATCAGCAGCACGCCGTCCCCGGCGCGGATCGTGCGGCCGTTCAGCTCGACGTCCTCGGTCGCGACCCGGGGCAGCCCGGTGTGCACGATCGACAGGTAGCGCAGCAGCTCCTCCACGGCGCCGCGGATCAGACCGGGATCGCTGCGCAGCCGCGCCATCTGCTCCGGATCGCGCAGCAGCGTGAGGATCGACAGCGAGGTCATGTTCGCGGTCGTCTCGTGCCCGGCGACGAGCAGCAGCGTGCCCATCGTGGCGACCTCGTCGGGGGAGAGGTCCTCGCGGCGCATCAGGCGGCTGATGATGTCCTCGTCGTCGCTGTCCCGCTTGGATTCGGCGAGCTGCTTGATGTACGTGTTCAGGTCGTCGCGGGCTTGGTGGACCTGCTCGGCCGTGGAGTTGGCGTTCAGCAGGGTGCTGCTGCACTTCTGGAAGTACGCGTGGTCCTGGTACGGCACGCCGAGCAGCAGGCAGATCACCAGCGAGGGCAACGGGAGCGCGAACTCGGCGACCAGGTCGGCGTGGTCGCGGTCGCGGGTCATCGCGTCCAGCAGCTCCACGGCGATCGCCCGGACCTGCGGCCGCATCTCCTCGACCCGCTTGATGATGAAGTCCGAGGTGAGCATGCGGCGCAGCCGGGCGTGTTCGGGATCGTCCATCCGGATGAAGGTGGGGTTCCCCGTGGCCAGTTCCCTGCGTCCCGGACTGAGGAACGGGAACCCGTCCTTGGTGCCGTCGGCACTGAACCGGCGGTCCTGCAACACCGCTCGGACGTCCTGATGCCGGGTGAGCATCCACGCCGTCGAGCCGTCGAACAGTCTCACCGGGGCGACAGGGTCCTGCTCGCGCGCCAGATCGTAGGCGGGCGGCGGGTCGAACGGACAGGTTCCGCGTTCGGCGGGGACGGCGAGGACTTCGGTCGAGGTGTCCGCGAGAGTCATACGCCTGATCCTTTCCAGGTGGCACAAGTTAGCTTTGGTACGCTAACTAACTGACCGTCAGCCTAGCTCACGCATGGTGATGAATAAAGGGGAGGATCGAGGATTGAAACGGTACGAATCGGGGGAGCGTGCCGTCTCAGGGCTTTGACGAGGCCGAACGATCGACGCGTATCAGGACTGTTCGATAGGGAAGAGGATCGGGCTCACCAGATATTGAGCCCGGCCCTCCTGCGCCTCGTTCCCCAGCGCCGGCAGGATCGCCACGCGCAGCGCCCCTATCAGCGCCTCGAGCTCCCGCGGGCTGAGCCAGACCGCGTGCTGCCGGTAGCCGACCTGGTCGGCGACCGGATCAGAGTCCTGACGTTCCAGGTACGCCGCGAACTCGGCCTGCAGCGCGGCGGTCGCGGCGGCGAAGCCCACCCGGTGGTCGTCCTTGGTCAGCGCGGCGATCTGCGCGGCGTCGATGCCGGCCCGCTCCCCGCGCAGCCGGTAGTGCCGCTCGACGGCGCCGCGCACCCGCCGCTCCTCGGCGACCTGGAGGACCCCGGCCTCGGTCAGCAGCTCCAGGTGGCGGTAGACGGTGGCCCGGGAGACGTCGCCGAGGCGGTCGCCGAGCCCGCCGGCGGTCAGGACGCGGCCGCCGCGCAGCGCGTGGATGATGCGCAGCCGGACCGGGTGCGCCAGCAGCTTCAGCGGGTCCATGGACCAACGATCTCATAGATGCTACCTTTCTCAAAGATGCGAAAGGTATGAACTCGCACAACCCCAGGGGAGTCATGGAAGCGATCACTGACCCGGCCGCACTGGCGGCGCGCTTCGTCGAACTGGCCGACCGGGGAGAGTGGCAGGACATCGAAGCGCTCTTCGCCCCGAGGCTGCGCGCCGTGGTGTCCGCCGAGGCGGTCCAGGCCGGCTGGACCACCGAGGCCGCGCCGCTCGGCGACCTCGCCGGGCTCGGCGCCCCGCAGATCGAGGCGGCCGGCGAGGGTCTGACGCGCGTGAGCGTCCCGGTCAGCTTCGCCAAGGGCGACCTCACGGTCGTCATCGCCACCGCCGACGACGGACTCCTGCACGGCTTGCGCCTGGCGGCGGCGTCCGGCGAGTGGCCCGTGCCGTCCTACGCCGCCCCGAAGCGTTTCGCAGAACACGAAGCCGTCGTCGGCGAGGGCCCGCTCGCCGTCCCCGGCACGCTGACCGTGCCCCGCGGCACCGGTCCCTTCCCGGCCGCGATCCTGCTCTCCGGCGGAGGTCCCTTCGACCGCGACGGTACCGCCGGTCCGCTCAAGCCGCTCAAGGACCTCGCCTGGGGTCTGGCGAGCAACGGCGTGGCGAGCCTGCGCTTCGACAAGGTGGGCGCGGTGCACGCCGAGGTCCTCGCCGAGATGCCCGAGTTCACGGCTGCCGACGAGTACCTGCCCTACGCCCGCGACGCCTTCCGGCAGCTCCGGCAGAACCCTGAGATCGATCCCGACCGCATCCACATCGTCGGCCACAGCATGGGCGCCAAGATGGCGCCGCGAATGGCTGAGGCGGAACCGGGTATTGCGGGGCTCGTGCTCATGGCGGCGGACTCCGTGCCGATGCAGCGCTCCGTGGTGCGCACGGTGCGCTACCTCGTCACGCTCGGCCTGGTTCCGGCCGAGACGGTGACCGCGATCGAGCAGCAGGCCGCCGTCGTGGAGAGCGCCGATCTGTCGTCCTCGACGCCGACCGACGACCTCCCGCTCGGCTACTCCGGCGCCTACTGGCTCGATCTGCGGGCCTACGATCCTGTGGCCACCGCGGCCAAACTGCCGCAGCCGATGCTGATTCTGCAGGGCGGCCGCGACTACCAGGTCACCGAAGCCGACGATCTCGCGCTGTGGCGCGCCGGTCTCAGCGATCGCGAGGACGTGGAGATCCGCGTCCACGCCGCCGACAACCACATGTTCGTCCCCGGCGCCGGACCCTCGACGCCGGTGGAGTACTCGGTCCCGGGGAACATCGACCCGGCGGTGATCGAGGACATCGTGCGATGGCTTGATCCCCAGACACCGCGCGGTAAGCGGCTGTTCTCCGGAATGCGAGGGCGGAGAAGCTGAACTTTCCACGCCTTCATGATTTCTTAAGAATTCCGCCGCTGGTCAAAAACGCACCCGGGAGAAGTTGCATACGAGTTACTCACGCGGGTGTAAAGTCCTCGGCGAGATAGGGTGTTCCTATTGGGAATTCGTTCGAGAGCCCCGATGCCGGGACTCCAGGCTGGTGTGCACGTGGGAGCGCGTGTGGTCTCACGCGTCGTGACCGACAGAGTCCGGATCGTTCCCGTTAACAAGCTGTGACCTGGGTTTCCGTCGGTCCGCTCTCCCGATCTCCTATCGCGCGTAGTAGATTCCCTGTGTGGTTGACATGCGAGAGCCGCTCTTCGCGGCGGGTATCTACTGCTGCGTACCGCACATCGACGACGACGATCAGAGCACTGTCGACGTCCGGGAGCTCAAGTGCCGCGAGTACGCGCGGTCCCGCCGGCTCCACGTCACGGCTGCGGCGGTGCAGGCCGACGCGGTTCGCACGGTGTGGAAGACCAAGGGCGTCAAGCCGGGCTGGGCGGCGACGCTCGCGGCCGTGGAGCGCAAGAAGATCAATGACCTGATTCTCTACGCGCCCGGCTCCCTCCTGCGCCACCGCGCGAACGACCTGGTCCGCCTGCTGAACGCCAGCGAGCGCAACGGGATCGTGCTGCACAGCGTCGGCGACGAATGGGACCTGGCCGACCCGGCGCAGCGCCGCACCCTGACCGACCGCGCGTCGGTCGCGTGCCGCGCCGCGCAAGCGGTCTCCCGTGCTTCTCGCGCCGCCCACCGAGGCGCCGCCCTCGCCGGCCGCCCGCACGGCGGGGGACGCCGTGCGTTCGGCTACGAATCCGGCATGGGAGAGGTGATCCCGGCCGAGTCCAAGGTGGTCCGCGAGGTGTTCGCCCGCTTCCTCGACGGGGAGACGCTGCGCGCGATCGCGTTCGACTTGAACGATCGCAACGTGCCGACGGCGCTGGGTTCGGCGTGGACGGTCGGCGGCGTCGGCCGCATACTCGACGCCCCGCGCTACGCCGGGATCCGCGTCTTCCGCGGCCAGGTGCGCGCCGACAACGGCGGCTACCTGCGCGGCGCCTGGGAACCCTGCGTCAGCATCGAGGATTGGGAACGCGTGCGCACGCTCCGTGCCGAGCACGCGCCCCGCCCCAGCCCGACCAGCAACGGCGGCGGCCGCTCGGGCTACCTGCTCACCGGGCTGGTCGAGTGCATGGCGTGCGGACACAGCATGGTCGGCTCGGTCGTCGGCGGCTACCGCATGTACGCCTGCGCCTCGACGCGCAACCAGCCGCCGGAGGAATGCGCGCGCTCGATCGGCGCCACCTCCTTCGAACTCCACGTCCAGCAGGACGCGATCCGCATCCTGCAGGAGTGGGACGCCGCTCGCATAGCCTCGCTGCCGATGGTCGGCAACCGCCGCCCCGACCTGCGCGCTCATGAGGACGGCGAGCACGCGGCGTTCGGCGATATCCACGGCGGCGTGGTGGTGCGCTCGGCCTCGGCGATCGAGGGCATCACCATCGGTCCGGACGCCGGCCAGGACTGGCCGCGCGTGCCGATGCGGCGGCGGGCGGAGGTGCTGCGGTTCCTGTACACGGTGATCCGGGTCGGGCCGAAGACCACGAGCCGCGGGGTGTTCGATCCGGGTCGGATCGCTTTGGTGCCGCATCCGCTGTAGGGGTTGGTTTTGTCGCAGTTGTAGCGGAACCAGTTAGTTGTAGCGGAACCGCCGGAGTCACCCGGCGTTCGGATGGCGACTGCGCCAGGTGCTCTTCTTGGCCTGGTTGCCGCAGCGATCCATCGAGCACCACCGACGCGTCCCGGGTCGCGACGTGTCCAGGAACCAGGCGCCGCAGTTCGGTCCCGCGCAGTCGCGGACGCGCGCCAGGAGCGGGGACGTCGCCAGGTCGAGGGCGTCGCGCGCGATGGCGGCGAGGGTCGCGGCGATCGGGTCGGCGGCGGTGTGGGTCAGCGTGCCGTGCGCGTCGAGCACGGGGTGCGGTGTCGGCGCGGACGCCATCTTGTTGAGCAGCTTGCGCGCGTCTTGGGGGCAGTCCGCGACGGTTGTCGTGCGTGCAGCTTGCAACAGCGCGTGAACTGTTTCGCGGGTCTCGTGGGCCGCGCGGAGGGTGCGGGATGTCGGCGCGGGGATCGCGGCGTCCGGGGCGTACGGACCGAGGAGTCGTACCCACGCGATCAGCGCTTCCGGTGTGGCGAGTTCTTCGTCCGCGTCCTCCGATCCGCGCCATCTCAGGGTGCGGATGAAGTCCAGGCTCAGGCGGCCGGAACCCGCGCGGAACTCGGGGATCTCGACGGCTCCGCCGGTTTCGGCGGCCTCGGCACCCTCGGCGATCTTGGACATGCCTCCACTGTACTCCGCCCGGAACCGGTTTGACTGGTGTACATTGACGGAACCATTTAAACCGGTTCCAGCGAGGTGACCCTTGTCCACGCTCGTCGTTCCCGCGCCCTCCCTCAAGCCGGTTCTGAACCGGCCGCTCATCCTGGTGCTGTCGCTCGCGTGCGGCGTGGCCGTCGCGAACATCTACTTCCCGCAGGCGATCAGCCCACTGATAGCCAGCGGACTGAAGACGAGTAAGAGCTCTGCTGCACTGGTCACGACGTGTGCTCAGTTCGGGTATGCGGCTGGGATCTTTCTCCTGGTTCCGCTCGGCGATCGCCTTCGGCACCGTCGTCTGGTCACGACGTTGCTGGTGCTCACCACGGTCGGTCTGGTCCTCGCGGGTACGGCGACCACGCTCCCGACGCTCGCCGTTGCCAGCACCCTGATTGGCGTGACCACGGTCGTCCCGCAGATCCTTATTCCCATGGCGGCCGGGCTCGCCGATCCTGAGCGGCGCGGCGAAGTGACCGGGACTCTGCTGTCCGGGCTGATCGGCGGAATCCTTTTGGCCCGCACGTTTTCCGGGACGCTCGGTCAGTGGCTGGGCTGGCGCGCGCCGTACTTGGTCGCGGCTGTCGCGGTGCTGGTTCTGTCGGTGGCGATGGCGGCGTACCTGCCCGCGACGACTCCGAGCACGACCGAGCGGTATCCGTCGTTGGTGGCGGCTTCGGTGCGGTTGCTGCGCAGCGAACCGCTGCTGCGGCGCTCGTGTCAGTACCAGGTCTTGGTGTTCGCGGCGTTCAGTGCTGCCTGGACCGCGCTGGCTTTGCACGTTACCGGCCCGAAGTATCACCTCGGCACGCCGGCGGTCGGGGTGTTGGCGTTGGTCGGTGCCGGAAGCATGCTGGCGACGCCGCGTGCCGGGCGTGCGACCGATCGGCTGGGACCGGACGCCGTGAATCTTCGTTGCCTGATCGGCGTGCTGGTCGCTGCGGCTGTGCTGCTGCTCGGCGGGGTCGGGGGAGTGCTCGGTCTCGTCGGTCTGGCCGTCGGGATGCTCGGGCTGGACGTCGCGATGCAGTCCGGGCAGGTTGCGAATCAGGCGCGGATCTTCGCGCTGCGGCCGCAGGAGCGGGCTCGGCTGAACACGGCGTATATGACGTGCGCGTTCCTTGGCGGGAGCGCGGGGTCGTGGCTGGGCGTGCGCGCGTATTCGGCTTTCGGGTGGAACGGTGTGTGCGGTGCTGTCGCGGTCTTGGGGGCGATCGCGCTGGTGCTTTGTCTTGCTCGTGCGCGGCGGCCTCAACAGGCCCGGCAGGCCCGGTAGATCCGAGCCCGCCGGCCGTCGTCGCCTAGCGCGGGATGTTGTACGTGATGGTCACGCGTCCGTTGCCGTCGTCTGTTGCGACGCCGCTGGTGATGGTCGAGCCGTTGGGGTTGTCGATGAAGCTGGAACCGCCGCCGCCACCGCCCCCGCCGGCCTGCTTGAAGATGGTGCCGCCGTTGGGCTTGTCGCCCCAGCCGCCTCCGCCGCCGCCGTAGACGCCGCCACCGCCACCGCCGCCGGTACCTCCGCCACCGGTTCCGAGGCCGCCGGGGGCGGGACCGCGGCCGCCGCAACCTGATTCGGTGAAGACGACTCTGCCGTCGGAGGGATAGACCACGCCCGCACCGGCGCCGCCGTGCCCCAGGATCCCGGGGAAGCCCGGCTGGCCCGCACATTGTCCGCTGCTGATACCGCCGGCGCCCGGGGCGGCCGGGGTCGCGCCCTGCCCGCCGTGGCCGCCGGGGAAGCCGCCTTCGCTGCTGGCCTGTCCGGTCGAACCGGGGTGCCCGGAGGCTCCGCCGTTCCCGCCCTCGCCGCCATAGACCTGGAAGCCGCCTCCGGCGCCGCCGCCCCCACCGGCGGCGACCGCGACCCGGTCGGCCAGGGCGCGGCCGGTCCGGATGTCGGACGCGCCGCCGCCCGCCCCGCCGGCGTTGCCGCCGAACGCGGTGAACCCGCCCCCGCCGCCGCCGTTGTAACCGCCGTTCAGGACGGGGTTGCAGCTGCGGCCGTTGATCGAGGTCTCCGCCGCCCCGCCCTTCCCGCCCACGTAGACGTCGACGACGCGCCCCGTCGGGTTCGGGGGAAGGATGACGTAGCCCTTGAGCTGGGCTCCCTTGCCGCCGTCGCCGCCGATGCCGATGCTGTCGCGACAGCCGTGACCGCCGGCGGCACCGATGAGATCAACGATCAGGAAGGTCACCTTCGGCGGGACCATGAACTGCTGCGCGGAGCCGGTGAACGCGTACCGGCAGGTGACGCGGGCACCGGTCTCGACGCACCCGGCGGGCAGCGTCTGAGCCCGGGCGGCGGGAACCGAGACGTACAACGAACCGGTCGCCGCCACCGCGGCACCCCCGGCGATCAGGGCTTTGCGCCACCTCAGTACCACGATGCACAACCTCCTGGAGAATCCGCGGCCCGATGGAAGGCCTCGGCACCACGAGAGCACTCCCGCCCCGTCGGCCGCCGGAGCCGATCGTGTCGCGGCGGAAAACGTACCTTTTCGGACTCATTGGCCAGATGATCAGCCTGCTGACACTGGAGGCTTGATACCTAGTCGGCGGCACTCGTGAGGTGCGTACCGCAGCCCTCGCCGGCACCCGCCCCCGAACCGCCGCCCGCACCCGAACCCTCGCCCTCCACATCAGCGACCTCCCCGACCACCACCGCCCTCGCCTCCATCCCCGCGATGTCGATCACCGGCACCGGGTTCAACCCGAGATGCGCCGCTATCCGCGTCAGCAGTGCGTCCTGTGCCGCCAAGTGCTCTTGGAGCTGCGCTGTCTCGTGCAGGGTGGCGCTCGCGTCGTGGTACGTCGCCTCGCTGCGGGCGTCGGCGGCGTCGGCCTGGACGTTCTGTCCGACCATGATCACCGATAGGAGGACCAGCTGGAGGAAGGTCTGGGCCACCCAGGCCACGATGGTCGACGCGCCGCCGCGGATCGCTGCGGGGAGGCTGATCAGGTCGAAGGCGGCGAACAGGTAGGCACACCACATCGAGCCGACGGCCTTGGTGATCAGCAGGGCGGCCTGGGTGTTGAAGCGGGTGACGGCGTTGTCGGTGCGGTGCTGGTCGGCGACCTTCACCGGGCCCTCGGCGTGCCGGGCGGCGACGTGCGGGTGCGGGATGTGCTCGTAGTGCAGGTGCCTGGCCAGGTCCAGCGGGTTCGTCGCAGTCATCGGGCTCTCCTGTACGGTGCCGCGCACCGGGGGCGGGGTCAGTTCACGCAGGTGATCCCGCTGTCCATGGCGATGCCGGGGGAGTCCGCCGGGTCCGGGCTGCCGGACGGATCCGCGGTCGCGGGGTTCGCGGGGTTCGCAGGGTTCGCGGGATCCGCGGGATCCGCCGGGCCCGGGCCGGTCGCGTCGGTCGGCGCCAGAGGCTGGGGTCCACCGGGCGGAGTGTAGTCGGCACCGAGTCTGATCAGCACGTGTCCGGCCGCGGTACGCGCCGACGGCGCCGGCAGCGCCTGCACGCCGAGCGCCGCCGCGAGCTGCCCGGCCGCCTTCGCCGCGCCCTTGCCGTACAGGATCGTGGTCCGGCTCTGCGCCGCCGCCCCGGCGGTCTTGTCCACCGGCCAGCCGGACGCCGCCAGCCAGTCCCCGACCGTCGTGGCCAGGCCGTTCCTGGCGGTGGCGTTGTAAAGGTCGACGACGGTGTGCGTGTCCGACGGCGCGATCGCCGCCGGGCGCATGCCCAGGCCCGCGCCGCTTTCCCCGCCGCGCGCAGCCGGCAGCGGCGGCAACGCGCCGGGCGCGCCGTCGCCCTGCGCCGCACCGGCCTGCACCGAGGCA
This window harbors:
- a CDS encoding cytochrome P450, giving the protein MTLADTSTEVLAVPAERGTCPFDPPPAYDLAREQDPVAPVRLFDGSTAWMLTRHQDVRAVLQDRRFSADGTKDGFPFLSPGRRELATGNPTFIRMDDPEHARLRRMLTSDFIIKRVEEMRPQVRAIAVELLDAMTRDRDHADLVAEFALPLPSLVICLLLGVPYQDHAYFQKCSSTLLNANSTAEQVHQARDDLNTYIKQLAESKRDSDDEDIISRLMRREDLSPDEVATMGTLLLVAGHETTANMTSLSILTLLRDPEQMARLRSDPGLIRGAVEELLRYLSIVHTGLPRVATEDVELNGRTIRAGDGVLLMINTANRDSEAFPDADSLDVGRDARRHLAFGFGVHQCLGQPLARAELQIALDVLLTGLPNLRLAVPFEQIPFRHDMLIYGVHRLPIAW
- a CDS encoding helix-turn-helix domain-containing protein, encoding MDPLKLLAHPVRLRIIHALRGGRVLTAGGLGDRLGDVSRATVYRHLELLTEAGVLQVAEERRVRGAVERHYRLRGERAGIDAAQIAALTKDDHRVGFAAATAALQAEFAAYLERQDSDPVADQVGYRQHAVWLSPRELEALIGALRVAILPALGNEAQEGRAQYLVSPILFPIEQS
- a CDS encoding DUF1003 domain-containing protein codes for the protein MTATNPLDLARHLHYEHIPHPHVAARHAEGPVKVADQHRTDNAVTRFNTQAALLITKAVGSMWCAYLFAAFDLISLPAAIRGGASTIVAWVAQTFLQLVLLSVIMVGQNVQADAADARSEATYHDASATLHETAQLQEHLAAQDALLTRIAAHLGLNPVPVIDIAGMEARAVVVGEVADVEGEGSGAGGGSGAGAGEGCGTHLTSAAD
- a CDS encoding cold-shock protein, coding for MATGKVKWFNGEKGFGFIEQDGGGPDVFVHFSAISGSGYRNLEENQAVEFNVTQGPKGPQAEDVRGL
- a CDS encoding S1 family peptidase, which translates into the protein MLKRTAAMFAAAAVTLAAALTLTAGSASAHPAPAADTAARPNVSVTLASTIALNDCSASLVRYPTSLSSDRALMLTAGHCFEGGMPSAGEVLQNVASSRSGTLLNSSGRRLATVRADKLLYATMTDTDISVYELTTTFAALSSQYGATPLTISASHPAANTSIAIPSAYWDRTWRCTLNGFAGTVEEDQWTWHDSLRYGATGCAVIGGSSGSPDVDTATGQVVGVNNTINEDGQMCTLDNPCEVGSDGTTTEHKGQGYGQETYWLTTCLTASNAINLSTPGCLLPKP
- a CDS encoding alpha/beta hydrolase; this encodes MEAITDPAALAARFVELADRGEWQDIEALFAPRLRAVVSAEAVQAGWTTEAAPLGDLAGLGAPQIEAAGEGLTRVSVPVSFAKGDLTVVIATADDGLLHGLRLAAASGEWPVPSYAAPKRFAEHEAVVGEGPLAVPGTLTVPRGTGPFPAAILLSGGGPFDRDGTAGPLKPLKDLAWGLASNGVASLRFDKVGAVHAEVLAEMPEFTAADEYLPYARDAFRQLRQNPEIDPDRIHIVGHSMGAKMAPRMAEAEPGIAGLVLMAADSVPMQRSVVRTVRYLVTLGLVPAETVTAIEQQAAVVESADLSSSTPTDDLPLGYSGAYWLDLRAYDPVATAAKLPQPMLILQGGRDYQVTEADDLALWRAGLSDREDVEIRVHAADNHMFVPGAGPSTPVEYSVPGNIDPAVIEDIVRWLDPQTPRGKRLFSGMRGRRS
- a CDS encoding ferredoxin, with the translated sequence MRVEADRGKCMGAGMCALNAPEVFDQDEDEGLVVVLESEPAAGHRFAVRDAANLCPASAITLIEEDAG
- a CDS encoding RNA polymerase-binding protein RbpA, with product MSRSSGIRGSRIGAGPMGESDRGNSVERVVVTFWCADGHSTPAVFAAEAVVPETWECQTCGQPAGLDRDNPPPAALAAPFKTHLAYVRERRSDADGEKLLAEALAKLRQGR
- a CDS encoding CGNR zinc finger domain-containing protein, with product MSKIAEGAEAAETGGAVEIPEFRAGSGRLSLDFIRTLRWRGSEDADEELATPEALIAWVRLLGPYAPDAAIPAPTSRTLRAAHETRETVHALLQAARTTTVADCPQDARKLLNKMASAPTPHPVLDAHGTLTHTAADPIAATLAAIARDALDLATSPLLARVRDCAGPNCGAWFLDTSRPGTRRWCSMDRCGNQAKKSTWRSRHPNAG
- a CDS encoding recombinase family protein, whose protein sequence is MREPLFAAGIYCCVPHIDDDDQSTVDVRELKCREYARSRRLHVTAAAVQADAVRTVWKTKGVKPGWAATLAAVERKKINDLILYAPGSLLRHRANDLVRLLNASERNGIVLHSVGDEWDLADPAQRRTLTDRASVACRAAQAVSRASRAAHRGAALAGRPHGGGRRAFGYESGMGEVIPAESKVVREVFARFLDGETLRAIAFDLNDRNVPTALGSAWTVGGVGRILDAPRYAGIRVFRGQVRADNGGYLRGAWEPCVSIEDWERVRTLRAEHAPRPSPTSNGGGRSGYLLTGLVECMACGHSMVGSVVGGYRMYACASTRNQPPEECARSIGATSFELHVQQDAIRILQEWDAARIASLPMVGNRRPDLRAHEDGEHAAFGDIHGGVVVRSASAIEGITIGPDAGQDWPRVPMRRRAEVLRFLYTVIRVGPKTTSRGVFDPGRIALVPHPL
- a CDS encoding MFS transporter gives rise to the protein MSTLVVPAPSLKPVLNRPLILVLSLACGVAVANIYFPQAISPLIASGLKTSKSSAALVTTCAQFGYAAGIFLLVPLGDRLRHRRLVTTLLVLTTVGLVLAGTATTLPTLAVASTLIGVTTVVPQILIPMAAGLADPERRGEVTGTLLSGLIGGILLARTFSGTLGQWLGWRAPYLVAAVAVLVLSVAMAAYLPATTPSTTERYPSLVAASVRLLRSEPLLRRSCQYQVLVFAAFSAAWTALALHVTGPKYHLGTPAVGVLALVGAGSMLATPRAGRATDRLGPDAVNLRCLIGVLVAAAVLLLGGVGGVLGLVGLAVGMLGLDVAMQSGQVANQARIFALRPQERARLNTAYMTCAFLGGSAGSWLGVRAYSAFGWNGVCGAVAVLGAIALVLCLARARRPQQARQAR